In Trichocoleus desertorum NBK24, the following are encoded in one genomic region:
- the aroH gene encoding chorismate mutase, whose product MTEDEGVEWRVRAIRGATTASDNTAEAIREAVAELLDELEAHNQLDPEEIISATFSVTRDLDAIFPASVARERPRWQNVPLLDVQQMHVEGSLERCIRFLIHFNTPNPHVEIYHPYLRQAKSLRPDWILAQTGLASPVAKSHR is encoded by the coding sequence ATGACGGAGGATGAGGGCGTGGAATGGAGAGTTCGGGCAATTCGTGGTGCAACAACTGCCTCAGACAACACGGCTGAGGCAATTCGAGAAGCAGTCGCTGAGCTGTTAGATGAGTTAGAAGCTCACAATCAACTCGATCCAGAAGAAATTATCAGTGCGACGTTCTCTGTTACCCGCGACTTGGACGCCATCTTTCCGGCTTCAGTAGCGCGTGAACGTCCCCGTTGGCAAAACGTTCCTTTGCTCGATGTGCAACAAATGCACGTCGAAGGCAGTTTAGAGCGTTGTATTCGCTTCCTAATTCACTTCAATACCCCGAATCCGCACGTTGAAATTTATCACCCCTATCTGCGGCAGGCCAAAAGCTTAAGACCCGACTGGATCTTGGCCCAAACAGGCTTAGCCTCCCCCGTCGCCAAGTCTCATCGATAA
- the sppA gene encoding signal peptide peptidase SppA, with product MIWPFKPRSRKQIARIEVSGAIAGATRKRVLEALKTVEEREFPALLLRIDSPGGTVGDSQEIYSALKRLSEKIKIVASFGNISASGGVYIGMGANYIVANPGTITGSIGVILRGNNLERLLEKVGVSFKVIKSGPYKDILAFDRELTEPEADILQSLIDTSYLQFVQTVAEARKLAVDTVKSFADGRVFTGEQAQELGLVDRLGTEEDARRWAAELAGLDPEKTRCYNLEERKPFWSRVVPSTSQTRSGVRAGLDWMEFELSTSGLPLWLYRP from the coding sequence ATGATTTGGCCTTTCAAGCCTCGGTCTCGAAAACAAATTGCTCGCATTGAAGTCTCAGGGGCGATCGCAGGAGCGACACGCAAGCGAGTTTTAGAAGCCCTCAAAACAGTAGAAGAAAGAGAATTTCCCGCTCTGCTCCTACGGATTGACAGCCCTGGTGGTACTGTCGGGGACTCTCAGGAAATCTACAGTGCGCTTAAACGTCTGAGCGAAAAAATCAAAATTGTTGCCAGCTTCGGCAATATTTCGGCATCGGGTGGCGTTTATATCGGTATGGGCGCAAATTATATCGTGGCCAATCCGGGTACCATTACTGGCAGCATTGGGGTAATTCTCCGGGGCAACAACTTAGAACGGCTTCTAGAAAAAGTAGGCGTTTCCTTCAAGGTAATTAAATCTGGTCCCTACAAAGATATTCTGGCTTTTGACCGAGAGTTGACAGAGCCAGAAGCCGACATTTTGCAATCGTTGATTGACACAAGCTACCTACAATTTGTGCAGACGGTGGCTGAAGCTCGCAAGTTGGCGGTGGATACAGTTAAAAGCTTTGCAGATGGGAGAGTTTTCACAGGGGAGCAAGCCCAAGAACTAGGGCTTGTAGATCGCTTAGGCACCGAAGAAGATGCTCGTCGTTGGGCAGCGGAACTTGCAGGTCTTGATCCAGAAAAAACTCGTTGCTACAACTTGGAGGAACGCAAGCCCTTCTGGAGTCGTGTTGTTCCTAGTACCAGTCAAACTCGCTCAGGAGTCAGGGCTGGTCTTGATTGGATGGAGTTTGAGTTGTCTACCAGTGGTCTGCCCTTGTGGCTTTACCGACCTTAG
- a CDS encoding DMT family transporter, which produces MPLKPSDSKLAVAPLLLIAPFFLWGTAMVAMKGVIPQTTPMFLAGVRLVPAGMMILAIAALMQRPQPRGWAAWLGILSFALVDGALFQGFLAEGLTRTSAGLGSVMIDSQPLAVALLACWLFGEHIGLWGWLGLSLGVLGISLLGLPDEWIWGLLQGHFAIASLPSGSELLHQLFQNGEWLMLLAALSMAVGTVMARLVFRHADPVTATGWHMILGGLPLFAFSSLWESDQWVHLDFSGWIALSYSTIFGSAIAYGLFFYFASSGSLTSLSSLTFLTPVFALLFGNLFLAEVLSPLQWFGVGLTLVSIYLINQREAIARKLQHSAVGEPTALAEGSSSAVERSPQPARNISNITRVPLPVTESES; this is translated from the coding sequence ATGCCTCTAAAACCCTCTGACTCAAAGTTAGCTGTAGCACCGCTCCTCTTGATTGCGCCTTTTTTCCTTTGGGGCACGGCGATGGTAGCAATGAAAGGAGTTATTCCGCAGACTACCCCTATGTTTTTGGCAGGGGTGCGCTTGGTGCCCGCTGGGATGATGATTTTAGCGATCGCAGCGCTGATGCAACGACCACAACCAAGGGGATGGGCAGCTTGGCTCGGAATTCTGAGTTTTGCCTTGGTAGATGGAGCCTTATTTCAAGGCTTTTTAGCGGAAGGATTGACCCGAACTAGTGCGGGTTTAGGGTCAGTCATGATTGACTCTCAGCCGTTGGCTGTAGCTCTGCTAGCCTGTTGGTTGTTTGGCGAACACATTGGTTTATGGGGTTGGCTCGGTCTAAGCCTAGGGGTGTTGGGTATTAGCTTGCTAGGGCTACCCGATGAATGGATTTGGGGGTTACTGCAAGGACATTTTGCGATCGCCTCCTTACCCTCCGGGTCGGAGCTACTACACCAACTGTTTCAGAATGGCGAATGGCTAATGCTTTTAGCGGCTCTGTCTATGGCGGTAGGAACGGTTATGGCCCGCTTAGTTTTCCGCCATGCCGATCCAGTCACCGCAACGGGCTGGCATATGATATTGGGAGGTCTACCACTTTTCGCGTTTTCATCGCTGTGGGAGTCCGATCAGTGGGTGCATCTTGACTTTTCCGGATGGATAGCATTGAGCTATTCCACGATCTTTGGCAGTGCGATCGCCTATGGGCTGTTCTTTTACTTTGCCTCTAGTGGTAGCCTCACCAGTCTCAGTTCTCTGACGTTTCTGACACCTGTGTTTGCCCTGCTATTTGGTAATTTATTCTTAGCGGAAGTATTAAGTCCTTTGCAGTGGTTTGGGGTTGGTCTGACATTGGTCAGCATCTACCTCATCAATCAGCGCGAGGCGATCGCTCGGAAACTGCAACACTCTGCCGTAGGGGAGCCAACGGCTCTAGCCGAGGGAAGTAGCTCTGCTGTAGAGCGATCGCCCCAACCTGCAAGGAATATCAGTAATATTACGAGGGTGCCTCTACCAGTAACCGAATCAGAATCTTAG
- a CDS encoding HEAT repeat domain-containing protein gives MTLYRSTLLLLTCATFLGVIPEPARSYPGVRSRVSTSEAHSAYRLNSTLRLAQALPVEPAPTTPQPISSSPSPATTLQPGAQGPAVQQLQSTLKLLGYYEGPVNGNYEQSTEIAVLNFQKAIGLSADGVAGPSTLSRLQELQKAQTTAPKPTPASAPDPAPAKSQGRWIGWLIGVIAIAATGTGILYLLNRASSSSKQPHPLPEPDSSPAGFLEPEVNRSEAPAPPSPHADTPRPAVKTSSNGHSATGVAVNGSSSSQARNPKELPVRETTRLPKINIVEELIQDLRSPDPAKRRKAIWELGQRGDTHAVQPLVDLMMDSDSKQRSLILASLSEIGVRTLKPMNRALAISLQDENPEVRKNAIRDITRIYDLVGQISQLLRHATEDPDAEVQETARWALNQVNRIKTIANAEGVPALKNAVSPPEILPENISES, from the coding sequence ATGACGCTCTACCGCTCCACTCTACTCCTGCTTACCTGTGCCACTTTCCTCGGTGTCATCCCCGAGCCAGCAAGGAGTTACCCAGGAGTTCGTTCTAGGGTAAGTACTTCTGAGGCTCACAGCGCTTATCGGCTCAATAGCACGCTCCGCCTAGCCCAGGCCCTTCCGGTTGAACCTGCGCCAACCACACCCCAGCCAATTTCTAGTAGCCCAAGCCCAGCGACTACCCTCCAGCCTGGGGCTCAAGGGCCAGCAGTTCAGCAATTGCAAAGCACATTGAAGCTGTTAGGCTACTACGAGGGTCCGGTCAATGGCAATTACGAGCAAAGCACCGAGATTGCTGTTTTAAATTTTCAAAAAGCGATCGGGCTGAGTGCGGATGGGGTCGCTGGTCCTAGCACACTTTCCCGACTGCAAGAGTTGCAAAAGGCTCAGACCACAGCCCCAAAACCTACGCCAGCATCGGCTCCAGATCCTGCACCTGCGAAGTCACAGGGGAGATGGATAGGCTGGTTGATCGGGGTGATTGCGATCGCTGCAACTGGAACTGGCATTTTGTATTTACTAAACCGAGCCAGCAGCTCATCGAAGCAGCCCCACCCTCTACCCGAACCCGATTCTTCTCCTGCTGGTTTCTTAGAGCCAGAGGTAAATCGTTCGGAAGCGCCAGCCCCGCCTTCGCCTCATGCCGACACTCCCAGACCTGCAGTTAAGACGAGTAGTAATGGTCATAGTGCTACGGGTGTAGCAGTCAATGGTAGTAGTTCATCACAGGCCAGAAACCCCAAGGAATTGCCCGTCAGAGAAACCACACGGCTGCCCAAAATCAACATTGTTGAGGAGCTAATTCAGGATCTACGGAGTCCTGACCCTGCAAAGCGGCGCAAGGCCATTTGGGAACTGGGTCAACGCGGTGATACCCATGCGGTGCAGCCACTCGTTGATTTGATGATGGATTCCGACTCCAAGCAGCGCAGCTTAATCCTCGCTTCCTTGTCAGAGATTGGGGTACGAACCCTGAAGCCAATGAACCGCGCCCTAGCAATTTCTTTGCAGGATGAAAATCCAGAAGTGCGAAAAAATGCCATCCGAGACATCACGCGAATTTACGATTTAGTGGGTCAAATTAGCCAACTTCTGCGTCATGCAACAGAAGATCCAGATGCAGAGGTGCAAGAAACGGCCCGTTGGGCACTCAATCAAGTCAATCGGATTAAAACGATTGCGAATGCGGAAGGCGTCCCAGCCCTGAAAAATGCTGTGAGTCCACCAGAAATTTTGCCTGAGAATATCTCTGAGTCATAA
- a CDS encoding glycosyltransferase family 4 protein, with amino-acid sequence MGATTSLDSPLKLLLVSTSVGPLGSGLGGGVELTLYNIAQELMSRGHSLQILAPTGSCLGSLPIIEIAGELQTTAQTQLRTDPIVMPGEAVLANMWNYARQVAADYDLLVNFAYDWLPFYLTPFFPRPIAHLVSMGSLTDAMDQIIAQVARQFPHTIGVHSQAQAATFPFAVQCRCLGNGFDLSLYQFCAEPQPWLGWVGRIAPEKGLEDAIAAAEETGIPLKILGAMQDSAYWQQLCQSYPKAPVEYLGFLPTTELQQVVRQCQALLVTPRWIEAFGNVAIEALACGVPVIAYRRGGPAEIVKDGKTGWLVEPDSVPGLVAAIAKIDQIDRAACRQQAEAEFSQAAMGDRMEEWFADILGITLRPA; translated from the coding sequence ATGGGTGCAACTACTTCACTGGATAGCCCGCTCAAGCTTTTGTTGGTTTCTACCTCCGTGGGGCCTTTAGGGTCTGGTTTAGGTGGGGGGGTTGAGCTAACGTTGTACAACATTGCTCAAGAGCTGATGAGTCGGGGCCACTCATTGCAGATTCTTGCCCCTACAGGTTCTTGCTTGGGGTCATTGCCGATCATCGAAATTGCCGGAGAGTTGCAGACAACTGCTCAAACTCAGTTGAGAACTGACCCCATCGTGATGCCAGGTGAGGCAGTGCTAGCCAACATGTGGAATTATGCTCGTCAAGTTGCCGCAGATTACGACTTGTTGGTGAACTTTGCCTACGATTGGTTGCCTTTTTACTTAACTCCGTTTTTCCCACGTCCGATCGCCCATCTGGTGAGTATGGGTTCGCTAACCGATGCGATGGACCAAATCATTGCACAAGTAGCGCGACAATTTCCCCACACTATCGGAGTCCATAGCCAAGCTCAAGCAGCCACGTTTCCCTTCGCCGTACAGTGCCGTTGTTTGGGCAATGGATTTGATTTGTCTCTGTATCAATTCTGTGCAGAACCGCAACCTTGGTTAGGGTGGGTGGGGCGAATTGCTCCCGAAAAAGGTTTGGAAGATGCGATCGCGGCGGCTGAGGAGACAGGCATACCGCTGAAGATTTTGGGCGCAATGCAAGACTCTGCTTATTGGCAACAACTCTGCCAAAGCTATCCCAAGGCTCCCGTTGAGTACTTGGGTTTCCTCCCAACTACTGAGTTGCAGCAAGTAGTACGGCAGTGTCAGGCTTTGTTAGTGACACCGCGCTGGATAGAGGCTTTTGGCAATGTGGCGATTGAAGCGTTAGCTTGCGGTGTTCCGGTGATTGCCTATCGGCGCGGTGGCCCAGCGGAAATTGTCAAAGATGGCAAGACGGGTTGGCTGGTGGAACCAGACAGTGTGCCTGGTTTAGTGGCAGCGATCGCCAAGATTGACCAGATCGATCGGGCGGCCTGTCGTCAACAAGCCGAGGCCGAGTTTTCGCAGGCGGCAATGGGCGATCGCATGGAAGAATGGTTTGCAGACATTCTGGGAATAACACTGAGGCCAGCATGA
- a CDS encoding LD-carboxypeptidase: MNCQLPPFLKPGDRLRVIAPSGTLRELQAFQQGVEIWRSRGYAVELTPGFDDRWGYLAGDDSSRRQQLEIALKDPDCQGILCARGGYGGARLLEKWHWPPTPPKWLIGFSDITSLLWSLSQQEVSGVHGPLLTTLAAEPDWSIERLFSWVEGRNSLAPLQGQGWGGGQATGILLPANLTVATHLLHTPHQPELEGVILAFEDVSEAPYRIDRMLTQWRLTGAFQAVRAIALGRFSQCQPPVNVPSFSVEEVLRDRLSDLNIPIVSGLLFGHDGPNAALPVGRLVTLDGDQGLLHFE; encoded by the coding sequence ATGAACTGCCAACTTCCGCCTTTCCTCAAACCTGGCGATCGCTTGCGGGTGATTGCACCCAGCGGCACCTTACGAGAATTGCAAGCCTTTCAGCAAGGGGTAGAAATTTGGCGATCGCGCGGCTATGCAGTAGAACTTACCCCTGGATTTGACGATCGGTGGGGATATTTGGCAGGGGATGATTCTAGCCGTCGCCAGCAGCTAGAAATTGCGTTAAAAGATCCAGATTGCCAAGGAATTCTCTGCGCTAGAGGGGGGTATGGAGGGGCGCGCCTCTTGGAAAAATGGCACTGGCCGCCGACACCGCCGAAATGGTTGATCGGTTTTTCTGACATCACTAGCTTGCTGTGGAGCTTGAGCCAGCAAGAAGTTTCTGGTGTTCATGGCCCTCTGTTAACCACACTAGCGGCTGAGCCAGATTGGTCAATTGAGCGCCTATTTAGCTGGGTGGAAGGACGTAATTCTCTTGCTCCTCTACAAGGCCAAGGCTGGGGAGGCGGCCAAGCCACAGGCATTCTGCTGCCTGCCAACTTGACGGTTGCAACTCACTTACTGCACACACCGCATCAACCAGAGCTAGAAGGTGTCATCTTAGCCTTCGAGGATGTCTCGGAAGCACCCTACCGAATTGACCGAATGCTGACGCAGTGGCGCTTAACTGGAGCCTTTCAAGCAGTGCGGGCGATCGCATTGGGGCGATTTAGCCAGTGCCAACCGCCTGTCAATGTGCCTAGCTTTAGCGTCGAAGAGGTGTTGCGCGATCGCCTCAGCGACCTCAACATTCCCATCGTTTCTGGCTTGCTTTTTGGTCATGATGGCCCGAATGCGGCATTGCCAGTCGGCAGACTCGTTACCCTAGATGGTGATCAAGGACTGTTGCACTTTGAGTAA
- a CDS encoding tetratricopeptide repeat protein, which yields MPVSHSWWFKFPIALGLTTAIAASAYGFGVANKTPTSKVQAVDLLEQGFSLRAAGQLPEALAAFDQAIELKPNYAEAYTAKGALLAKQGKNSEAIVAFGQAIEADPQLGAPYLGWSQVLIQEGKFMEAKVVLSQARSTLKQQSDTQQAGVVNHLMPSF from the coding sequence ATGCCAGTTTCTCATTCATGGTGGTTTAAATTTCCGATCGCCCTTGGTCTGACCACAGCGATCGCGGCATCTGCTTACGGTTTTGGTGTCGCCAACAAGACACCTACTAGCAAGGTTCAAGCGGTTGATCTATTAGAGCAAGGCTTTTCGTTACGAGCCGCAGGTCAACTGCCTGAAGCTTTGGCAGCTTTTGATCAAGCCATTGAGCTCAAGCCGAATTACGCTGAAGCCTACACGGCTAAAGGAGCCTTACTAGCCAAACAAGGTAAAAACTCCGAAGCGATCGTTGCCTTTGGTCAAGCAATTGAAGCTGATCCACAGTTGGGCGCTCCTTACTTAGGCTGGAGCCAAGTGTTGATTCAGGAAGGCAAATTTATGGAAGCCAAGGTAGTGCTCAGCCAAGCCCGCAGCACCCTGAAACAACAAAGCGATACGCAGCAAGCTGGAGTCGTGAATCACTTAATGCCTAGCTTCTAA
- a CDS encoding HEAT repeat domain-containing protein: MTPSHLEQIASQLESENSRDRMLALASLRGVSAADAVPLIKKVLDDENLQIRSMAVFALGVKPTEECYPILIRLLENDPDYGIRADAAGALGYLADPRALEPLSRAFYEDTDWLVRFSAAVSLGNLKDHRAYDVLVQALDSSEIVVQQAAIAALGEIKAVEAVDKILRFVQSEDWLVRQRLAEALGHLPSPKSVSALKFLEKDGHHHVSESARISLQRLSEQTEAAE; the protein is encoded by the coding sequence ATGACTCCTTCTCATTTAGAACAGATTGCCAGTCAGCTAGAAAGTGAAAATTCACGCGATCGCATGTTGGCCTTGGCTTCTTTGCGGGGGGTTTCAGCGGCTGACGCAGTTCCCCTGATTAAAAAAGTACTGGACGATGAAAACTTACAAATCCGCTCAATGGCTGTGTTTGCCTTAGGCGTCAAGCCTACTGAAGAGTGCTACCCCATTTTGATCCGCTTATTAGAAAACGACCCGGATTATGGCATTCGGGCTGATGCTGCGGGAGCTTTGGGTTACTTAGCCGATCCGCGGGCGTTGGAGCCATTGTCTCGAGCTTTTTATGAAGATACAGATTGGTTGGTGCGTTTTAGTGCAGCGGTCTCTTTGGGTAACTTGAAAGACCACCGAGCTTATGATGTGTTGGTTCAGGCGCTAGATAGCAGTGAAATTGTGGTACAACAAGCGGCGATCGCGGCTCTAGGTGAAATCAAAGCTGTAGAAGCTGTGGATAAGATTCTGCGTTTTGTTCAGTCAGAGGATTGGCTGGTGCGCCAACGCCTAGCTGAAGCTTTGGGCCATCTTCCAAGTCCTAAAAGTGTTTCAGCTTTGAAGTTTTTAGAGAAAGACGGCCATCACCACGTTTCAGAATCGGCCCGAATTTCTCTCCAACGTCTATCCGAACAAACAGAAGCTGCCGAATAA